aaatggGGAGAAAACATGTCTACTAATGCCAGATTGCTAATGAgaaaataatgtatgtatgtaaacaTGACTTTGATGTACTACACTtaattttaaaatgcacatattgggcctgagtcattaagggaaggaatactgagcgcattgtgcgtTTGCTTTAAACCGCATGTAAATCGGCTCAGTatactcccggagtcagcaaAGGAACGAATCTTAAGATACTTGCGGTGTTGACTTTGGGTGTAGgtccactctgctgtactagaccagacactgcaggataagtaCAATACCTATGGGGAATATAAAAACTCAAAagaatgcagagaaaaaaaatattaagcaatataTGTTATCTGTCAATAATATTTATGCTtatacattgaaataaaaaaaacaaaacatttattagactgtccttaatgtctattgtgcataaaatacaatttttacagttgctgattGTAAACATATGTTCTCACATACATACTAAGCCATCAGCACTAGTATTaagaacttaaactagccccccaGTTGGAgtaagagatatggcagaaaaccagcatacttctgtgtgcagggccgccatcaggggggtacagggggtactgttgtaccgtgcccgggctcaccagggggcccgatacaacagtgcaacacatacttacctgggggcccgctgtcttgcagtccgctctcCACTACTCTgttttcagcctggctgtcaccgtgacagccaggcaccaggatgcgattgcaggggtggaggaatcattccccctgcgatcatgtgctctggctGTCACAGCCAGAGCACATGATCACAGTACGggcccccatgatttctgaaggcggccctgtctgtgtgtgtctaagtTTGACTTGGATGTGGCTGCACGGGAACACCATTACTATATATAGCCTATGTGAATCTGTCCATTCCCATCACCGTTCAATTCCCTAAATTGTAGGCGGTTGTAAATGTCTTTTCGCTCGgaggtgacttggacgtggctgcattctATTGCATACCgtctggttctgagcatgcaATGTGTATGTTGTGCTGACGACAAGTGCGCATTTGTGGGatacactccttaatgactcaggccccctgtgttctttttttggggggtgaaCTGTGTTTGATTGATATTTATGCTGGATATCCCATAATCTGTTTATACAAGCCAACCTATcagaaagttttattttttcaaactgTTACATTGGACACATTTTATGGAATGTATAGTTAATGATAAAATGTTTAATCATGAAAACACAATTTATTGTACTTACTAGAATTCTAATAACACAGATAGAGtgtacacacattttaaaattgctACAGAGAAGAAAATAAGTTATCGCTCATTGTAGGGCTCCATAGAATGGAGTATAACATGTGTGTCAGGACAAAGAACAGCCACCCTTCTCTTTAAATGGGTTTTTATCTTCTGGTACGCCTTTAAGCAAGGGATCGTCTGTCGCTAAAGATTCAACAAAGGTCTTCATTTCTTGGGCAGATTTAGAAACCTAGAAGGAAATATAGATGAGTATATAACAAAAATATCactgtcaaataaataaataataaatatcactgtcaaataaataaatactgagaGAAATAGACGTCAATGTTATTGTGCAAGTGTCCAGCCAGTGTCGTATAAATATTATTTGTGCCTCATAATAATCATCAGTAAtatcactgattcctagtgaggtgatcggctgcattctcatgaatattggttacaCCCATTAAATTACAATCTGCCCTATGTGATGACAGGTGCATCTTATAGTGGCCTTACTATTGTTAAATAACATATTCTTATTCAAGAATACATTACAAACTATGTATATAATTAAAGTTGCCATTTGTTCCACAAATACCCATTTTTATGGTTCTCTACAGTCTTCTCCATCTATTTGTCTTTGTGCTTAAAAGACAAGAAGGATTTAGCAGGCATTGAAGTAGCCTTCAAGGTGTAGTCTTGTAAAACCCAGATTTGGCCTCTTTTTAAAGGGAttgtacacatcatcatcaccatttatttatatagcggaactaattccgcagcgctgtacagagagctcactcacatcagtccctgccccattggggcttacagtctaaattccttaacacacatacaaacacagacagacacacagactagggttaatttgttagcagccacttaactaaccagtatgtttttggagtgtgggaggaaaccgaagcacccggacaaacacaaggagaacatacaaactcctcacagataaggccatggttgggaattgaactcatgaccccagtgctgtaaggcagaagtgctaaccactaggccattgtgctgcccacaTAAACAGAGCCAGCATTAAAAGCTGGGCCCTAGTTTTTCACCGTAATTTCACCATAATTAAGTGGTTTCAATATGAGGGAGCAATCAGTATTTTAGAAGATGCATTTGATTGTTTGAAAGCAGTTAATCTGAGCAGCAATTGAACCCTTAAAGAGGCAAATTCAGACTATTGACAGAAAGCCAGTGGTGCCTGGTGTTACTCTTGGTGGTTTAGTGGAGGGCAGGCTAGTACTGACTTCCAGGGTAAGAGGAGCTAACCCCCTCTTGTGCTTTCAGTGGCCACTGTTATGAAAAAGATGTTGAGGTTTGGGGAGGTCCTTCGGAGAGATTGATTCTGGAAAAAGTGTCAAGATGGTCAAAGGGAAAAACTGTTCCGGGGCAAAAGGGAATTCTGTATATTGGCCTATGGATCAAAGGCGTACATACAGCAAAGGGGTTTGCTGTATGGTGGGTGTGTCagaatggacctcctatgccacactgtctgttgttgctggggaccggctgtgcttgccttgccaccatccatttTCTTCAAAATTGCGCCCCTTGAACTGTAGTATTGAGCCCCTCTAActgctcaagtgtcctaataaggacactTACATGCCAGTCTGTGGtgctagcgatctttccagaagttacagatagtatgataatacattacatggtcaaacagtccgctttttatacagatttacacagctACCCTGACAGGAGGCAGGAgataatccagcctcctgcccctctaaccaatccagttgattcatgcagcctgcacataaagcagcctggaggggtttaacacctttataCATTGCTGCTATCAGCATCACAACATCTGAggtattatattgaatgtttaccataaggatataacattttctctgtaatcttgtttttaacgcaatttaacttgcaaaattcacattaatcaaACGTGTTGGTCACTCAGCAATGAAAGGTCctattaacatgagattacctgttttcagcaagtttcaaaaacacatcaCCTCCACATATATGCTTACTTGGGATTTCCTGTAGAAAATTTACAAAACCtcaacatgacatactgtctgagaaatcaatacctcaaaaatcagtacatatctaatacacagtatcaaaaatcagtacatttgcaatgatataaattggcgcactacactaataaattaaatatatttttacaataaatcatttataagtgatccagccacagtgggAAATAGGCTATGGTTTATAATAGCATGGGTACTGGTATATATACTGGGCAAGATAAGAATGTGGTGTATACACAGTATGTGTCATTGTTTTTGCCTTCCAAATATGCTAGCCCCACTTCAAGATTAAAAATGTCTTCAGGTTCGGCTTTAGGAAGCGAAAAGGAAAAGGCCGGGATAAAAGCTCCATTCTAATTTTAACAGAGAGTCAGCTAGACACATTTTTAGCGAATACTTTAGATATTTTAATGTCTCTTTGTGCCTGATTGGCATGTCCACTTTAGCTATAGGTTTATGAAGCACATTTGCTATTCACATTGGTAATACTGTGCATACCTGTACAGTGTTTGCTTGACATTGTACAAAGGAGTAAATGACAGCGCTTGAATACTAGTATCCTTTCTGCTAGAAAAATGTGGTGTACACAAGAGCTCAGTCACTGATGGGGTGACACATTGAAGTGGAGGGGAAATGATCACCCCTTGTGACCCAAACAATTCATCTCTGAAGACACTGAATCTAACTTACCATCCTGAGTAAACACCTTATGTTTCACTCCTGAAagttgtcactccagtctttctacacccacatctacaaGTACATTAAAGAATGGTGAAAACTCCTCAGGTGTTAATGATCTGTCAATATTTAAGccgtacttgccaacttttccggactcccgaattccggatgGTCTCCTGACTCCAGGGAAAGTAAGACATTCTTccacacttcctagtgaagtgggcaggattagagACGCAATGACACAATTCTCAGGgagttgcgtcattttggccaaaaatgacATGTTCACCAAGCCCCGTCCcctccacccacacacacaccccccctcccccccttggcAAGTATTATTTAAGCCATTTAAGCTGGAATAAGAGAGTGTTTAATAGATCTTTTGCAGTAATGAGGCGCTGGAAAACATGAAAAGTAAGTCCAAATATAATTAGGAATGGAATAGAAGCAGATATGCAGGCTGAGTTCTTATACTATATGTTTTCCCTAATTCCGTCCCTCTAAATGCTCTTCTTTGCTGAGAAGAGTGTCATTTCCTATTCCTCGTGGCTGGTTTATCTGAACTCTCTCAAGGATGGCTAGTTATGGCAGAGGTCAACTTTTTAAAAGAAACACTTttgaataaactttatttaaaattgtgctgtgtaaaaaaatgaagaaaaaaaaagcattttgatATAGGTTAATTTTTACTGCATTAGAACATATCTTGATGTACTATCTCCTTTATGaaaatattcattattttaaaaatcatattttaaggggggtattcaattgttgcttttaacgcgctaaaacaaaaaaaaacgagcgctcgaaaaatattacagtttatacggtaatatgcgcgtaaataccgttaatacggtagtttactcgctgaatttcatctcccagctcccaatttagcgagtaattaccgtattaacgctaatatttttagagtgctcgtttttttttgttttagcgcgttaaaagcaacaattgaatacccccctaactgCAAGGATTCTTATTTTGCCATTCATAAGAAGAGCTTTAcaacaaaataaagaattaattatcttttttacacagcacaattttaaacaaattatattGTGTGAAACAGCTGACTATCCATTCTTGAGAAAGCCCATTGAAGGATGAAAAGCGTTGGAGAAAAAACAATCCCATTGAAGGACGAAACACGTTGGAGATAACATTCTGAAATTAATTCTTGTAATCCACTGTACCTGTGCGGTTCAGCTGTTTTCCCGCTAACATTGCAGAATGGAGTTCAGTTAAACCAGCGGTGAGGAAAAggaactagggggtatatttactaaactgcgggtttgaaaaagtggagatgttgccaatggTAACcattcagattccagctgtcattttgtagaatgtactaataatgattgctagaatgtgattggttgctataggcaacatctccactttttcaaacccatagcttagtaaatatacccctaggactctAGAAAGACCATTAGGAGGGATGGATTTAGGGAAAGGATGGTAGGAACACAGAGAGCACAGCTGCT
The nucleotide sequence above comes from Mixophyes fleayi isolate aMixFle1 chromosome 6, aMixFle1.hap1, whole genome shotgun sequence. Encoded proteins:
- the GNGT2 gene encoding guanine nucleotide-binding protein G(I)/G(S)/G(O) subunit gamma-T2 codes for the protein MAQDMTEKDLLKMEVEQLRKEIKTERILVSKSAQEMKTFVESLATDDPLLKGVPEDKNPFKEKGGCSLS